The sequence AAGATGCGCGGGCATTTTTGTCGTCGGCAAGGCGCGATGACGAGCAGTGGCGGGCACCACGCGAGGAAGACCCCTGGGTCAAGCCCGAGGGTGACGTAACGCAGCCGACGGCGAAAAGGACCCGCAGATTCATGACGCCATTTGTGGGACAGGACACTAGCCATGAGTGACGCCCCCGCCGCGGTCGCGGAGCTCGAAGGCCGCTTCGGCGCCGATGCCTTCACGGTGCAGGAGACCCGTTCCGGCTTTCCCACCCTGTGGACGTCACGGGACAACCTCCCGGCTTTCCTGAGGTTTCTCAAGACCGAGGTGCCGCGCCCCTTCGGCACGCTGTACGACCTCACCGCCATCGACGAGCGCTTCCGCAAGCACCGCGACGGCCAGCCCGAGAGCGATTTCACCGTCCTTTACCATCTCCTTTCCTACGAGCGGAACGAGGACCTGTGCATCAAGGTGGCGCTGCCGGACGGCGACGCCGCGCTGCCCACGGCCACCGGTCTGTGGCCCTCGGCCAACTGGTACGAGCGCGAGGTGTGGGACATGTTCGGCGTGCGCTTCGACGGACACCCGGCGCTGCGCCGCATTCTCATGCCGCTCACTTGGGAGGGCCACCCGCTGCGCAAGGAGCATCCGGCCCGGGCCACGGAGATGGGTCCGTTCCAGCTTCCCGACGAACGTCAGGACCGGGAGCAGGAGGCGCTGCGCTTCCGCCCGGAGGACTGGGGCATGAAGCGCACCCGCGAGGGGTCGGACTTCATGTTCCTGAACGTCGGCCCGCAACACCCCGGCACCCATGGGGTCATCCGCATCATCCTGCAGCTCGACGGCGAGGAGATCGTCGACTGCCTGCCCGAGATCGGCTTCCACCACCGCGGCGCCGAGAAGATGGGCGAGCGCCAGTCGTGGCACTCGTTCATCCCCTACACCGACCGTATCGACTACCTCGGCGGGGTCATGAACAACCTGGCCTACGTCCTGTCGGTGGAGCAGTTGGCCGGCATCGACGTGCCGCACCGCGCCCAGGTGATCCGCGTGATGATGTGCGAGCTGTTCCGCATCGCCAGCCACCTGGTGTGGTACGGCACCTTCGCCCAGGACGTGGGCTCTCTCTCCGCGGTGTTCTACACGTTCAACGACCGCGAGCGCATCTTCGACATCGTCCAGGCGGTGTGCGGCGGACGCATGCATCCGAGCTGGTTCCGCATCGGCGGCGTGGCCCACGACCTGCCCAAGGGCTGGCAGGCCATGGTGCGGGACTTTGTCAACTACATGCCGGACCGGCTCGCGGAATACGACAAGATCGTGATGCAGAACCGCATCTTCAAGGCGCGCACCCAGGGCATCGGCGCGTACACCGCGGAGGAGGCCATCGACTGGGGCGTCACCGGCCCCGGCCTCCGCGCCTGCGGCTACGAGTGGGACTTCCGCAAGAAGCGGCCCTACTCGGGCTACGACCAGTTCGACTTCGACGTTCCCATCGCCCGGAAGGGCGACTGCTACGACCGCGCGCTGGTGCGCGTCGAGGAGATACGCCAGAGCCTGCGCATCATCGACCAGTGTCTCAAGAACATGCCCGCCGGGCACTACAAGTCGGATCATCCCCTGGCCACGCCGCCGCGCAAGGAGCGCACGATGCACGACATCGAGACGCTCATCAACCACTTCCTGAGCGTGAGCTGGGGGCCGGTGATCCCGGCCGGGGAATCCTTCGTGGGCATCGAGGCCACCAAGGGCAACAACGGCTACCGCCTGGTGAGCGACGGCGGCACCATCCCGTACCGGGTGCGCATCCGCACGCCGTCCTTCGCCCACATGCAGATGATCCCGCTCATGAGCCGCGGCGTCATGGTGCCGGACCTGCTGGCGATCCTGGGCAGCATCGACTTCGTGCTGGCGGACATAGACCGATGAAGGACGCGAAGCGAAGTCGAAGGGCGACGACGACATGCTGACGCAAGACGAGCGCGAGAGGATCCGGGCCGAGGCCGCCCACTACGACCACCCCCAGGCCGCGTGCGTGGAGGCGCTGAAGATCGTCCAGGAGCACCATCGCTGGGTGTCGGACGAGCACCTGAAGGAAATCGCCGCGCTGCTGGACATGAGCCCGGAGGCGCTGGACAGCGTCGCCACCTTCTACAACCTGATCTTCCGCAAGCCGGTGGGCGAGAACGTCATCCTCCTGTGCGACAGCGTGAGTTGCTGGATCATGGGTTACGAGGGTATTCGTGCCCATCTCAAGGAACACCTCGGCGTGGAGTTGGGGGAGACCACCGCGGACGGCAAGTTCACGCTGCTCCCCATGGCTTGCCTGGGCACCTGCGACCGGGGGCCGGCGATGATGGTGGGGAACGAGCTGTACCGCAACCTGGACAACGACAAGGTGGACGAGATACTTGCCCGCTACCGGCATCCGTCGGGTGCCTGACCGGACTGGACGATATGGCGAACGGATCATCCATGGACAAGCCCCTGACCGGGGACCTGCTGCCCGACGGCAGCGTGCTGGACCTCGCGGCCTACGAGAGGGTGGGCGGGTACGAGGCGCTGCGCAAGGTGCTCAAGGAGATGACCCCCGCCGACGTCCTCAAGGAGGTGACGGACTCCAGGCTCCGGGGGCGCGGCGGCGCGGGCTTCCCTACCGGCCAGAAGTGGAGCTTTGTGCCCATGGGCGACAACGCGCCCACGCCCAAGTACCTGGTGGCCAACGCCGACGAGATGGAGCCGGGGACCTTCAAGGACCGCCTGATCCTGGAAGGGAACCCGCACCTGCTCATCGAGGGGATGATCCTTTCCGCCTACACCATCCAGGCCACCCAGGGTTACATCTTCCTGCGCTGGGCCTACAAGCTCGCGGCGGAGCGCATCACGCGCGCGCTGGCCGAGGCCTACGACAAGGGCTACCTGGGCCGGAACATCCTGGGCTCGGGCTACAGCTTCGAGCTGCACCTGCACACCAGCGCCGGACGCTACATGTGCGGCGAGGAGACCGGGCTCCTGAACGCGCTGGAGGGCAAGCGCGCCAATCCCCGGGCCAAGCCGCCGTTCCCCCAGGTGAGCGGCCTGTTCGGCAAGCCCACCATCGTGCAGAACGTCGAGACCCTGTGCAACGTGCCGCCCATCCTGCGCAACGGCGCCCAGTGGTACCTGGGTCTGAGCCGCAGCGAGGACGGCGGCACCAAGCTCTACGGCGTGAGCGGCAAGGTGCGGCGGCCGGGCGTGTGGGAGCTGCCCCTGGGGACCACCATCCGCGAGATCCTCGAGCGGCGCGCCCGCGGCATGCGCGAGGGCTACAAGTTCCGCGGCCTCCTGCCGGGCGGCGCCTCCACGGATTTCCTCGTGGAGGACCACTTGGACGTGAAGATGGACTACGGCTCGGTGCAGGCGGCGGGCAGCCGCCTGGGTACCGGCCTGATGGTCGTCCTCGACGACCAGACCTCGGTGGTGGGCATGGTGCTCAACCTCGAGCGCTTCTTCGCCCAGGAGTCCTGCGGCTGGTGCACGCCGTGCCGCGACGGCCTGCCCTGGACCGCGCGCATTCTCCAGGGGCTCCTGGAAGGGCGTGGGCGTCCCGGCGACCTGGAGCGGCTGGAGATGCAGACCCGCATGATGGGGCCGGGCAACACCTTCTGCGCGCTGGCGCCCGGCGCCATGGAGCCCTTGCAGAGCGCCCTCAAGTACTTCCGGGAGGACTTCGAGAAGCTCATTCCCAAGAGCGACGCAGCGTAACGATCATGGCCACCATCTACGTCGACGGCCGGCCCTACGAGGTCGACCCCGCCAAGAACCTGCTGGAGGAATGCCTCTCCAAGGGGCTCGACTTGCCGTACTTCTGCTGGCACCCCGCCCTGGGGTCGGTGGGCGCCTGCCGCCAGTGCGCGGTCAAGCAGTACCGGGACGAGAACGACCAGCGCGGCCGCATCGTCATGGCATGCATGACCCCGGCCATGGACGGCGCGCGCATTTCCATCAAGGACAAGGACGCGGCGCAGTTCCGCGCCGGCATCATCGAGCTCCTGATGAGCAACCACCCGCACGATTGCCCGGTGTGCGACGAGGGCGGCGAGTGCCACCTGCAGGACATGACGGTGATGACCGGGCACAACTACCGCGGCTACCGCTTCGGCAAGCGCACCTTCACCAACCAGCAGCTTGGGCCGTTCATCAACCACGAGATGAACCGCTGCATCACATGCTACCGCTGCGTGCGCTACTATCGCGACTACGCCGGCGGCAAGGACCTGGACGCCTTCGCCTCCCACAACCACGTCTACTTCGGGCGCCACGAGGACGGCCCCCTGGAGAACGAGTTCAGCGGCAACCTGGTGGAGATCTGTCCCACCGGCGTGTTTACCGACAAGACGCTGAAGGAGCACTACACCCGCAAGTGGGACCTGCAGACCGCGCCGTCGGTGTGCGCCCACTGCAGCCTCGGGTGCAACACCATCGCGGGCGAGCGCTACGGCCAGCTCCGGCGCATCCTCAACCGCTACAACGCCCAGGTGAACGGCTACTTCCTGTGCGACCGCGGCCGTTTCGGTTACGGCTTCGTGAACGGCGACCGGCGCCTGCGCCAGCCGCGCCTGCGCCAGGACGGCGAGAGCCGGCCGGTAAGCGGCGCGGAGGCGCTCAAGCGGACGGCGCTCCTCCTGGGACGGCAGTCCCGCGTCATCGGCATCGGCTCGCCGCGGGCGTCCGTGGAGGCCAACTTCGCGTTGCGGACCCTCGTGGGATCGCGGAACTTCTTCAGCGGCATGGCCCCCGGGGAAGAGCACCTGGTGGCGCGCATGCTGCACGTGCTCCGCGGCGCCGGGGTGCGCACGCCGTCGCTGCGCGAGGTGGAGTCCGCCGACGCGGTCCTGGTGCTGGGGGAGGACGTCACCCAGACGGCGCCGTTGCTGGCACTGGCGATTCGCCAGGCGGTGAAGCAGGCGCCGCGCAGGGAGGCCATGCAGTTGCGCATTCCGCGCTGGGACGACGCGGCGCTGAACGAGGTGATGCAGCAGCAGAAGGGACCGCTGTACATCGCCACGCCGGCGGGCACCCGGCTCGACGAAGTGGCCACCCAGTGCTTTCGGGGAGCGCCCGACGACGTGGCGCGGCTGGGTTTCGCCGTGGCGCGCGCGCTGGACGCCACCGCTCCGCCGGTGCGAGGGCTGTCGCGGGAAGAGCGGGCGGCGGTCCAGGCCATCGCCGGTGCCCTGCGGCAGGCGGAACGGCCGGTGGTGGTGTCCGGGTCCGGATGCGGCAGCGAGGCGGTGGTGGACGCGGCGGCGCAGGTGGCGCGGGCGCTCGGCGGGGCCGGGGCCGCCAACCTGTGCTTCACCGCGGCCGAATGCAACAGCTTCGGCCTGGGACTGCTCAACGCCATGGGCACC is a genomic window of Deltaproteobacteria bacterium containing:
- the nuoC gene encoding NADH-quinone oxidoreductase subunit C/D, translated to MSDAPAAVAELEGRFGADAFTVQETRSGFPTLWTSRDNLPAFLRFLKTEVPRPFGTLYDLTAIDERFRKHRDGQPESDFTVLYHLLSYERNEDLCIKVALPDGDAALPTATGLWPSANWYEREVWDMFGVRFDGHPALRRILMPLTWEGHPLRKEHPARATEMGPFQLPDERQDREQEALRFRPEDWGMKRTREGSDFMFLNVGPQHPGTHGVIRIILQLDGEEIVDCLPEIGFHHRGAEKMGERQSWHSFIPYTDRIDYLGGVMNNLAYVLSVEQLAGIDVPHRAQVIRVMMCELFRIASHLVWYGTFAQDVGSLSAVFYTFNDRERIFDIVQAVCGGRMHPSWFRIGGVAHDLPKGWQAMVRDFVNYMPDRLAEYDKIVMQNRIFKARTQGIGAYTAEEAIDWGVTGPGLRACGYEWDFRKKRPYSGYDQFDFDVPIARKGDCYDRALVRVEEIRQSLRIIDQCLKNMPAGHYKSDHPLATPPRKERTMHDIETLINHFLSVSWGPVIPAGESFVGIEATKGNNGYRLVSDGGTIPYRVRIRTPSFAHMQMIPLMSRGVMVPDLLAILGSIDFVLADIDR
- the nuoE gene encoding NADH-quinone oxidoreductase subunit NuoE, translated to MLTQDERERIRAEAAHYDHPQAACVEALKIVQEHHRWVSDEHLKEIAALLDMSPEALDSVATFYNLIFRKPVGENVILLCDSVSCWIMGYEGIRAHLKEHLGVELGETTADGKFTLLPMACLGTCDRGPAMMVGNELYRNLDNDKVDEILARYRHPSGA
- the nuoF gene encoding NADH-quinone oxidoreductase subunit NuoF, whose amino-acid sequence is MDKPLTGDLLPDGSVLDLAAYERVGGYEALRKVLKEMTPADVLKEVTDSRLRGRGGAGFPTGQKWSFVPMGDNAPTPKYLVANADEMEPGTFKDRLILEGNPHLLIEGMILSAYTIQATQGYIFLRWAYKLAAERITRALAEAYDKGYLGRNILGSGYSFELHLHTSAGRYMCGEETGLLNALEGKRANPRAKPPFPQVSGLFGKPTIVQNVETLCNVPPILRNGAQWYLGLSRSEDGGTKLYGVSGKVRRPGVWELPLGTTIREILERRARGMREGYKFRGLLPGGASTDFLVEDHLDVKMDYGSVQAAGSRLGTGLMVVLDDQTSVVGMVLNLERFFAQESCGWCTPCRDGLPWTARILQGLLEGRGRPGDLERLEMQTRMMGPGNTFCALAPGAMEPLQSALKYFREDFEKLIPKSDAA
- the nuoG gene encoding NADH-quinone oxidoreductase subunit NuoG, producing the protein MATIYVDGRPYEVDPAKNLLEECLSKGLDLPYFCWHPALGSVGACRQCAVKQYRDENDQRGRIVMACMTPAMDGARISIKDKDAAQFRAGIIELLMSNHPHDCPVCDEGGECHLQDMTVMTGHNYRGYRFGKRTFTNQQLGPFINHEMNRCITCYRCVRYYRDYAGGKDLDAFASHNHVYFGRHEDGPLENEFSGNLVEICPTGVFTDKTLKEHYTRKWDLQTAPSVCAHCSLGCNTIAGERYGQLRRILNRYNAQVNGYFLCDRGRFGYGFVNGDRRLRQPRLRQDGESRPVSGAEALKRTALLLGRQSRVIGIGSPRASVEANFALRTLVGSRNFFSGMAPGEEHLVARMLHVLRGAGVRTPSLREVESADAVLVLGEDVTQTAPLLALAIRQAVKQAPRREAMQLRIPRWDDAALNEVMQQQKGPLYIATPAGTRLDEVATQCFRGAPDDVARLGFAVARALDATAPPVRGLSREERAAVQAIAGALRQAERPVVVSGSGCGSEAVVDAAAQVARALGGAGAANLCFTAAECNSFGLGLLNAMGTAEAFQRVADGLVDTVVVLENDLYRRVGRASVEAMLASAHVVAIDHSATDTVAGAEVAFPSGTFAETEGTMVNNEGRAQRFYQVFVPEGEVKPAWSWLGELAQAAGRTELTGLRSPDDLLAALGRAVAAFEGLPERVAGASFRVNGEKVPRLSPRASGRTAVSADVNVHEPKPPEDPDSPLAFTMEGYPQQPPSPLITRFWAPGWNSVQSLNKFQAEVGGALAGGDPGLRLIEPVANGAAAYTDEIPPAFRRRAGEFLVVPLHHIFGSDEQSAATPAVAQRSPGPYAALSPEDAQTLGVQDGEFVEIELDGGMFQLPARLMSSMTVGVLGVPVGIGSLRGVDLPARSRCRRV